One Perognathus longimembris pacificus isolate PPM17 chromosome 2, ASM2315922v1, whole genome shotgun sequence DNA segment encodes these proteins:
- the Nt5c3a gene encoding cytosolic 5'-nucleotidase 3A isoform X2, which yields MQESAVHLKMMPEFQKSSVRIKNPTRVEEIICGLIKGGAAKLQIITDFDMTLSRFSYKGKRCPTCHNVIDNCKFVTDECRKKLVQLKEKYYAIEVDPVLTVEEKCPYIVEWYTKSHGLLVEQGIQKAKLREIVAESDIMLKEGYENFFDKLRQHEVPVFIFSAGIGDVLEEVIRQAGVYYPNVRVVSNFMDFDEKGVLRGFKGELIHVFNKHDGALKHSDYFGQVKDNSNVILLGDSQGDLRMADGVANVQHVLKIGYLNDRVEELLEKYMDSYDIVLVKDESLEVANSIFQKIL from the exons ATGCAAGAGTCTGCTGTGCATTTGAAAATG ATGCCAGAATTCCAGAAAAGTTCAGTTCGTATCAAGAACCCTACGCGAGTAGAAGAAATCATCTGTGGTCTTATCAAAGGAGGAGCTGCTAAACTTCAG ATAATCACAGACTTTGATATGACACTGAGTAGATTTTCCTACAAAGGGAAAAGGTGCCCAACATGTCATA ATGTCATTGACAACTGCAAGTTTGTTACTGACGAGTGTCGAAAAAAG TTGGTGCAGCTGAAGGAGAAGTATTATGCTATTGAAGTTGATCCTGTCCTCACTGTGGAAGAGAAGTGCCCATACATCGTGGAGTG GTATACTAAATCACATGGTTTGCTTGTTGAACAAGGTATACAGAAAGCTAAACTTAGAGAAATCGTGGCCGAATCAGACATCATGCTCAA GGAAGGATATGAGAATTTCTTTGATAAGTTGCGGCAGCATGAAGTGCCGGTGTTCATCTTTTCGGCTGGAATTGGTGATGTTCTAGAGGAAGTTATCCGCCAAGCGGGAGTCTATTATCCAAATGTCAGAGTCGTGTCCAACTTCATGGATTTTGATGAGAAG GGGGTGCTGAGGGGGTTTAAGGGAGAACTGATCCACGTATTTAACAAGCACGATGGAGCCTTGAAACATAGTGACTACTTCGGCCAAGTGAAGGACAACAGTAACGTCATCCTGCTGGGGGACTCCCAGGGGGACCTGCGAATGGCGGATGGGGTCGCCAATGTCCAGCATGTCCTGAAAATCGGCTATCTAAATGACCGG GTAGAAGAGCTTTTGGAAAAGTACATGGACTCTTACGATATTGTTTTAGTCAAAGATGAATCATTGGAGGTGGCCAACTCTATTTTTCAGAAGATTCTATAA